The following proteins are co-located in the Eubalaena glacialis isolate mEubGla1 chromosome 14, mEubGla1.1.hap2.+ XY, whole genome shotgun sequence genome:
- the PRADC1 gene encoding protease-associated domain-containing protein 1, with protein MVPGAAGWCCLVLWLPACVAAHGLRIHDYLYFQVLSPGDIRYIFTATPAKDFGGIFHTRYEQIHLVPAEPSEACGELSNGFFIQDQIALVERGGCSFLSKTRVVQEHGGRAVIISDNAVDNDSFYVEMIQDSTQRTADIPALFLLGRDGYMIRRSLEQHGLPWAIISIPVNVTSIPTFELLQPPWTFW; from the exons ATGGTCCCCGGCGCCGCGGGCTGGTGTTGTCTCGTGCTCTGGCTCCCCGCGTGCGTCGCGGCCCACG GCTTACGCATCCATGATTATTTGTACTTTCAAGTGCTGAGTCCTGGGGACATTCGATACATCTTCACAGCCACGCCTGCCAAGGACTTTGGTGGTATCTTT CACACAAGGTATGAGCAGATTCACCTTGTCCCTGCTGAACCTTCAGAGGCCTGCGGGGAACTCAGCAACGGTTTCTTCATCCAGGACCAGATCGCTCTGGTGGAGAGGGG GGGCTGCTCCTTCCTCTCCAAGACCCGGGTGGTGCAGGAGCACGGTGGGCGGGCAGTGATCATCTCTGACAACGCAGTTGACAATGACAGCTTCTACGTGGAGATGATCCAAGACAGTACCCAGCGCACAGCTGACATCCCTGCCCTCTTCCTGCTTGGCCGAGATGG CTACATGATCCGCCGCTCCCTGGAACAGCATGGGCTGCCATGGGCCATCATTTCCATCCCAGTCAATGTCACCAGCATCCCCACCTTTGAGCTGCTGCAACCACCCTGGACCTTCTGGTAG
- the CCT7 gene encoding T-complex protein 1 subunit eta isoform X1 translates to MMPTPVILLKEGTDSSQGIPQLVSNISACQVIAEAVRTTLGPRGMDKLIVDGRGKATISNDGATILKLLDVVHPAAKTLVDIAKSQDAEVGDGTTSVTLLAAEFLKQVKPYVEEGLHPQIIIRAFRTATQLAVNKIKEIAVTVKKEDKVEQRKLLEKCAMTALSSKLISQQKAFFAKMVVDAVMMLDDLLQLKMIGIKKVQGGALEESQLVAGVAFKKTFSYAGFEMQPKKYHNPMIALLNVELELKAEKDNAEIRVHTVEDYQAIVDAEWNILYDKLERIHHSGAKVVLSKLPIGDVATQYFADRDMFCAGRVPEEDLKRTMMACGGSIQTSVNALSSDVLGRCQVFEETQIGGERYNFFKGCPKAKTCTIILRGGAEQFMEETERSLHDAIMIVRRAIKNDSVVAGGGAIEMELSKYLRDYSRTIPGKQQLLIGAYAKALEIIPRQLCDNAGFDATNILNKLRARHAQGGMWYGVDINNEDIADNFEAFVWEPAMVRINALTAASEAACLIVSVDETIKNPRSTVDVPPAAGRGRGRGHPH, encoded by the exons ATGATG CCCACACCAGTTATCCTGTTGAAAGAGGGGACTGATAGCTCCCAAGGCATCCCCCAGCTTGTAAGTAACATCAGTGCCTGCCAGGTGATTGCTGAGGCTGTAAGAACTACCCTGGGCCCCCGTGGTATGGACAAGCTCATTGTGGATGGCCGAG GCAAAGCAACAATTTCTAATGATGGGGCCACAATTCTGAAACTCCTTGATGTTGTCCATCCTGCAGCAAAGACTTTAGTGGACATTGCCAAATCCCAAGATGCTGAG GTCGGTGATGGCACCACCTCAGTGACCCTGCTGGCTGCAGAGTTTCTGAAGCAGGTGAAACCCTATGTGGAGGAAGGTTTGCACCCACAGATCATCATCCGAGCTTTCCGCACTGCCACTCAGTTG GCAGTTAACAAGATTAAAGAGATCGCCGTGACTGTGAAGAAGGAAGATAAAGT GGAGCAGAGGAAGCTGCTAGAGAAATGTGCCATGACTGCTCTGAGCTCCAAGCTGATCTCCCAGCAGAAAGCCTTCTTCGCTAAGATGGTGGTGGATGCGGTGATGATGCTCGATGACTTGCTGCAGCTTAAAATGATTGGAATCAAGAAGGTTCAGGGTGGAGCCCTAGAG gagTCCCAACTTGTAGCTGGTGTTGCATTCAAGAAGACTTTCTCTTATGCTGGGTTTGAAATGCAACCCAAAAAGTACCATAATCCAATGATTGCCCTTTTAAATGTTGAGCTCGAGCTGAAAGCTGAGAAGGATAATGCGGAAATCAGAGTCCACACGGTTGAG GATTATCAGGCAATTGTTGATGCTGAATGGAACATTCTTTATGACAAGTTAGAGAGGATCCATCACTCCGGAGCCAAAGTCGTCTTGTCCAAACTCCCCATTGGGGACGTGGCCACCCAGTACTTTGCTGACAGGGACATGTTCTGTGCTGGCCGAGTGCCGGAGGAGGACCTGAAGAGGACAATGATG GCTTGCGGAGGCTCCATCCAGACCAGTGTGAACGCTCTGTCATCAGATGTTCTGGGCCGCTGCCAGGTCTTTGAAGAGACCCAGATTGGAGGCGAGAG GTACAATTTCTTCAAAGGCTGCCCCAAGGCCAAGACTTGTACTATCATCCTCCGTGGTGGCGCTGAGCAGTTTATGGAGGAGACAGAGCGGTCCCTGCACGACGCCATCATGATTGTCAGAAGGGCCATCAAG AATGATTCAGTGGTGGCTGGTGGCGGCGCCATTGAGATGGAGCTCTCCAAGTACCTGCGAGATTACTCAAGGACCATTCCAGGAAAACAGCAGCTATTGATTGGGGCCTATGCCAAGGCGTTGGAAATTATCCCACGCCAGCTGTGTGACAACGCTGGCTTTGATGCCACAAACATCCTCAACAAGCTGCGGGCTCGGCACGCCCAG GGGGGCATGTGGTACGGTGTGGACATCAACAATGAGGACATAGCTGACAACTTTGAGGCCTTCGTGTGGGAGCCAGCTATGGTGCGGATCAATGCCCTGACTGCAGCCTCTGAGGCTGCGTGCCTTATCGTGTCCGTAGATGAAACCATCAAGAACCCTCGCTCAACAGTGGATGTCCCCCCAGCTGCTGGCCGGGGCCGAGGTCGTGGCCACCCCCATTGA
- the SMYD5 gene encoding histone-lysine N-trimethyltransferase SMYD5 isoform X2 yields the protein MAASMCDVFSFCVGVAGRDRVAVDVRFVSSAKGKGLFATQLIQKGETIFIERPLVAAQFLWNALYRYRACDHCLRALEKAEENAQRLTGKPGQVLPHPELCTVRKDLHQNCPHCQVTYCSTECLLAAAEQYHQVLCPGPSQDDPLHPLNKLQEAWRSVHYPPETASIMLMARMVATVKQAKDKDRWIRLFSQFCNKTANEEEEIVHKLLGDKFKGQLELLRRLFTEALYEEALSQWFTPDGFRSLFALVGTNGQGIGTSSLSQWVHACDALELKPQDREQLDTFIDQLYKDIEAATGEFLNCEGSGLFVLQSCCNHSCVPNAETSFPENNFLLHVTALEDIKPGEEICISYLDCCQRERSRHSRHKILRENYLFVCSCPKCLAEADEPNMTSEEEDEEEDEEGEPEDAELGDEMTDV from the exons ATGGCGGCCTCCATGTGCGACGTGTTCTCCTTCTGCGTGGGCGTGGCGGGCCGAGACCGTGTCGCCGTGGACGTCCGCTTCGTGAGCAGCGCCAAG GGAAAGGGGTTGTTTGCCACACAGCTGATCCAGAAGGGGGAGACCATATTCATCGAACGGCCCCTGGTGGCTGCACAGTTTCTCTGGAATGCACTTTATCGCTACCGAG CCTGTGACCACTGCCTTCGGGCACtggagaaggcagaggagaaCGCCCAGAGACTGACTGGGAAACCAGGCCAGGTTTTGCCTCACCCTGAGCTGTGCACTGTGCGCAAGGACCTGCACCAGAATTGTCCCCACTGCCAG GTGACGTACTGCAGTACAGAATGTCTACTAGCCGCAGCTGAGCAATACCATCAGGTCCTGtgcccaggcccctcccaggatgaCCCCCTGCATCCTCTCAATAAGCTGCAGGAGGCATGGAG gAGTGTTCACTACCCCCCTGAGACTGCAAGCATCATGTTGATGGCCCGGATGGTGGCCACAGTGAAACAG GCGAAGGATAAGGATCGTTGGATCAGGCTCTTCTCCCAGTTCTGTAATAAAACGGCCAATGAGGAGGAGGAAATTGTCCACAAACTCCTGGGGGACAAATTCAAG GGCCAGCTGGAGCTTCTGCGGAGACTCTTCACAGAGGCCCTTTATGAGGAAGCACTCAGCCAG TGGTTCACTCCGGATGGATTCCGGTCTCTCTTTGCTCTTGTTGGGACCAATGGCCAAGGAATTGGGACCAG CTCCCTGAGCCAGTGGGTCCATGCCTGTGACGCTCTGGAGCTGAAACCTCAGGACCGTGAGCAGCTGGACACCTTCATTGACCAGCTGTACAAGGACATCGAGGCAG CAACTGGTGAGTTTCTTAACTGTGAAGGATCTGGCCTCTTTGTGCTGCAGAGCTGCT GCAACCACAGCTGTGTCCCCAATGCAGAGACCTCCTTCCCAGAAAACAACTTCCTTTTGCATGTCACCGCCCTGGAGGATATTAAGCCAGGAGAG GAAATCTGCATCAGCTACTTAGACTGCTGTCAGCGGGAGCGCAGCCGCCACAGCCGCCACAAGATCCTCAG GGAGAACTATCTGTTCGTCTGTTCCTGCCCCAAATGTCTGGCAGAGGCTGATGAACCCAACATGACCTctgaggaggaggacgaggaagaggaCGAGGAAGGAGAGCCGGAAGATGCTGAGCTGGGGGATGAGATGACTGATGTGTGA
- the SMYD5 gene encoding histone-lysine N-trimethyltransferase SMYD5 isoform X1: MAASMCDVFSFCVGVAGRDRVAVDVRFVSSAKGKGLFATQLIQKGETIFIERPLVAAQFLWNALYRYRGEHISPTPEGCWAQQRLRMEETCDHCLRALEKAEENAQRLTGKPGQVLPHPELCTVRKDLHQNCPHCQVTYCSTECLLAAAEQYHQVLCPGPSQDDPLHPLNKLQEAWRSVHYPPETASIMLMARMVATVKQAKDKDRWIRLFSQFCNKTANEEEEIVHKLLGDKFKGQLELLRRLFTEALYEEALSQWFTPDGFRSLFALVGTNGQGIGTSSLSQWVHACDALELKPQDREQLDTFIDQLYKDIEAATGEFLNCEGSGLFVLQSCCNHSCVPNAETSFPENNFLLHVTALEDIKPGEEICISYLDCCQRERSRHSRHKILRENYLFVCSCPKCLAEADEPNMTSEEEDEEEDEEGEPEDAELGDEMTDV; the protein is encoded by the exons ATGGCGGCCTCCATGTGCGACGTGTTCTCCTTCTGCGTGGGCGTGGCGGGCCGAGACCGTGTCGCCGTGGACGTCCGCTTCGTGAGCAGCGCCAAG GGAAAGGGGTTGTTTGCCACACAGCTGATCCAGAAGGGGGAGACCATATTCATCGAACGGCCCCTGGTGGCTGCACAGTTTCTCTGGAATGCACTTTATCGCTACCGAGGTGAGCACATCTCACCTACTCCTGAGGGCTGTTGGGCCCAGCAGCGTTTGCGCATGGAAGAGA CCTGTGACCACTGCCTTCGGGCACtggagaaggcagaggagaaCGCCCAGAGACTGACTGGGAAACCAGGCCAGGTTTTGCCTCACCCTGAGCTGTGCACTGTGCGCAAGGACCTGCACCAGAATTGTCCCCACTGCCAG GTGACGTACTGCAGTACAGAATGTCTACTAGCCGCAGCTGAGCAATACCATCAGGTCCTGtgcccaggcccctcccaggatgaCCCCCTGCATCCTCTCAATAAGCTGCAGGAGGCATGGAG gAGTGTTCACTACCCCCCTGAGACTGCAAGCATCATGTTGATGGCCCGGATGGTGGCCACAGTGAAACAG GCGAAGGATAAGGATCGTTGGATCAGGCTCTTCTCCCAGTTCTGTAATAAAACGGCCAATGAGGAGGAGGAAATTGTCCACAAACTCCTGGGGGACAAATTCAAG GGCCAGCTGGAGCTTCTGCGGAGACTCTTCACAGAGGCCCTTTATGAGGAAGCACTCAGCCAG TGGTTCACTCCGGATGGATTCCGGTCTCTCTTTGCTCTTGTTGGGACCAATGGCCAAGGAATTGGGACCAG CTCCCTGAGCCAGTGGGTCCATGCCTGTGACGCTCTGGAGCTGAAACCTCAGGACCGTGAGCAGCTGGACACCTTCATTGACCAGCTGTACAAGGACATCGAGGCAG CAACTGGTGAGTTTCTTAACTGTGAAGGATCTGGCCTCTTTGTGCTGCAGAGCTGCT GCAACCACAGCTGTGTCCCCAATGCAGAGACCTCCTTCCCAGAAAACAACTTCCTTTTGCATGTCACCGCCCTGGAGGATATTAAGCCAGGAGAG GAAATCTGCATCAGCTACTTAGACTGCTGTCAGCGGGAGCGCAGCCGCCACAGCCGCCACAAGATCCTCAG GGAGAACTATCTGTTCGTCTGTTCCTGCCCCAAATGTCTGGCAGAGGCTGATGAACCCAACATGACCTctgaggaggaggacgaggaagaggaCGAGGAAGGAGAGCCGGAAGATGCTGAGCTGGGGGATGAGATGACTGATGTGTGA
- the CCT7 gene encoding T-complex protein 1 subunit eta isoform X2 yields MWRKVCTHRSSSELSALPLSWEQRKLLEKCAMTALSSKLISQQKAFFAKMVVDAVMMLDDLLQLKMIGIKKVQGGALEESQLVAGVAFKKTFSYAGFEMQPKKYHNPMIALLNVELELKAEKDNAEIRVHTVEDYQAIVDAEWNILYDKLERIHHSGAKVVLSKLPIGDVATQYFADRDMFCAGRVPEEDLKRTMMACGGSIQTSVNALSSDVLGRCQVFEETQIGGERYNFFKGCPKAKTCTIILRGGAEQFMEETERSLHDAIMIVRRAIKNDSVVAGGGAIEMELSKYLRDYSRTIPGKQQLLIGAYAKALEIIPRQLCDNAGFDATNILNKLRARHAQGGMWYGVDINNEDIADNFEAFVWEPAMVRINALTAASEAACLIVSVDETIKNPRSTVDVPPAAGRGRGRGHPH; encoded by the exons ATGTGGAGGAAGGTTTGCACCCACAGATCATCATCCGAGCTTTCCGCACTGCCACTCAGTTG GGAGCAGAGGAAGCTGCTAGAGAAATGTGCCATGACTGCTCTGAGCTCCAAGCTGATCTCCCAGCAGAAAGCCTTCTTCGCTAAGATGGTGGTGGATGCGGTGATGATGCTCGATGACTTGCTGCAGCTTAAAATGATTGGAATCAAGAAGGTTCAGGGTGGAGCCCTAGAG gagTCCCAACTTGTAGCTGGTGTTGCATTCAAGAAGACTTTCTCTTATGCTGGGTTTGAAATGCAACCCAAAAAGTACCATAATCCAATGATTGCCCTTTTAAATGTTGAGCTCGAGCTGAAAGCTGAGAAGGATAATGCGGAAATCAGAGTCCACACGGTTGAG GATTATCAGGCAATTGTTGATGCTGAATGGAACATTCTTTATGACAAGTTAGAGAGGATCCATCACTCCGGAGCCAAAGTCGTCTTGTCCAAACTCCCCATTGGGGACGTGGCCACCCAGTACTTTGCTGACAGGGACATGTTCTGTGCTGGCCGAGTGCCGGAGGAGGACCTGAAGAGGACAATGATG GCTTGCGGAGGCTCCATCCAGACCAGTGTGAACGCTCTGTCATCAGATGTTCTGGGCCGCTGCCAGGTCTTTGAAGAGACCCAGATTGGAGGCGAGAG GTACAATTTCTTCAAAGGCTGCCCCAAGGCCAAGACTTGTACTATCATCCTCCGTGGTGGCGCTGAGCAGTTTATGGAGGAGACAGAGCGGTCCCTGCACGACGCCATCATGATTGTCAGAAGGGCCATCAAG AATGATTCAGTGGTGGCTGGTGGCGGCGCCATTGAGATGGAGCTCTCCAAGTACCTGCGAGATTACTCAAGGACCATTCCAGGAAAACAGCAGCTATTGATTGGGGCCTATGCCAAGGCGTTGGAAATTATCCCACGCCAGCTGTGTGACAACGCTGGCTTTGATGCCACAAACATCCTCAACAAGCTGCGGGCTCGGCACGCCCAG GGGGGCATGTGGTACGGTGTGGACATCAACAATGAGGACATAGCTGACAACTTTGAGGCCTTCGTGTGGGAGCCAGCTATGGTGCGGATCAATGCCCTGACTGCAGCCTCTGAGGCTGCGTGCCTTATCGTGTCCGTAGATGAAACCATCAAGAACCCTCGCTCAACAGTGGATGTCCCCCCAGCTGCTGGCCGGGGCCGAGGTCGTGGCCACCCCCATTGA